A single Drechmeria coniospora strain ARSEF 6962 chromosome 03, whole genome shotgun sequence DNA region contains:
- a CDS encoding PH domain-containing protein has translation MTSYVAKIISKKILGESLQNKFGKEDPYFEQVPATRLDGRPTGKVKKRKKALPPGISEHDGQVLTKVKRRAYRLDLSLCSFLGVRFGWSSVIGIVPAIGDALDAFMALMVLKTCCQVEGGLPNTLKLHMLSNIGLDFAVGLVPFVGDLADAMFKANSRNALLLEQYLREKGKKELRKSGQPVPAIDPSSPEEFDRAAREEIPPPYDAGTSPPAERDGHESLPSAPEGAKVRGGRGWFGRSKARPHDIEMGTPQPQP, from the exons ATGACGTCGTACGTCGCAAAGATCATCAGCAAGAAGATATTGGGGGAGTCTCTGCAGAACAAGTTCGGCAAAGAG GACCCTTACTTCGAGCAAGTTCCCGCGACAAGGCTAGATGGGCGGCCTACGGGCAAGGTCAAGAAGCGCAAGAAGGCGCTGCCGCCGGGCATCTCGGAGCACGATGGGCAAGTCCTGACCAAGGTGAAGCGGCGTGCCTATCGACTCGATTTGTCCTTGTGCAGCTTCCTCGGCGTACGCTTCGGCTGGAGCagcgtcatcggcatcgtgCCCGC GATCGGAGATGCGCTGGACGCATTCATGGCCTTGATGGTCCTGAAGACCTGCTGTCAAGTGGAAGGCGGCCTCCCCAACACACTCAAGCTACACATGCTGTCCAACATCGGCCTGGActttgccgtcggcctcgtgccCTTCGTGGGCGACCTTGCCGATGCCATGTTCAAGGCGAACAGTCGAAatgcgctgctgctggagcaGTACCTGCGTGAAAAGGGCAAGAAGGAGCTGCGAAAGAGCGGACAACCCGTGCCGGCCATCGACCCAAGCAGCCCGGAAGAGTTCGACCGGGCGGCGCGCGAGGAGATTCCTCCTCCGTACGACGCCGGCACCTCTCCTCCAGCTGAACGTGATGGACATGAAAGTCTCCCGAGTGCTCCGGAGGGGGCCAAAGTGCGTGGCGGCCGCGGCTGGTTTGGCCGTAGCAAGGCTCGCCCTCATGACATTGAGATGGGAACGCCTCAACCACAGCCGTAG